A window from Ostrinia nubilalis chromosome 13, ilOstNubi1.1, whole genome shotgun sequence encodes these proteins:
- the LOC135077714 gene encoding insulin-related peptide 4-like — protein sequence MKLPAAMFLIMVSVWLPVGANSAQYFCGRTLSNALASLCRTHNIGKRSSMDVVVNYIQETGWPWLPPQAKAFKKKRNVSGVATECCEKPCTFDELLAYC from the coding sequence ATGAAGCTGCCTGCAGCCATGTTCCTGATCATGGTCAGCGTGTGGCTGCCAGTAGGTGCAAACTCTGCTCAGTACTTCTGCGGCAGAACTCTGTCCAATGCTTTGGCGAGTCTGTGCCGGACACACAACATCGGCAAGAGATCCAGCATGGATGTGGTTGTGAACTATATCCAGGAGACCGGGTGGCCCTGGTTGCCTCCACAGGCTAAGGCCTTCAAGAAGAAGAGAAACGTCTCCGGGGTGGCCACTGAATGCTGCGAGAAACCCTGCACCTTTGACGAACTGCTCGCTTACTGTTAA